A region of Poecile atricapillus isolate bPoeAtr1 chromosome 24, bPoeAtr1.hap1, whole genome shotgun sequence DNA encodes the following proteins:
- the NCDN gene encoding neurochondrin — protein MASDSGDRHAILKRCLGVLRDARNDSEQFAALLLVTKAVRAGEVDAKTRRQIFDAIGFTFPTRLLTSRQPPAGCPPHTFRALSLTLLACFCTDPELAGHSQILNKIPTFNDILLSSCDADSTSMVDDVYQCLSSVLATARGPKELVTKGTVSALCQAYLNGGHGSDRALTLLVGLLAIAEAKCWQRDAPQLLAVLSKLSSDFLKAEDMTKFELCEILLHFIPLSPPLTENSQGSECLFRLYKGLADVLGSKLSQLQRDPALKLAASLVQACGAEWIPAGSAGSKFLALLVNLACVEVRLTLEEPDPTEVEGKKEVVTACYALMEMGIQECLREENPLLENVQKMQLMRIMEEAFGAVIFYLRQVKQEELQDPFIFASVRVLGAWMAEETSSLKQEICELLPFLVDYARKLFKEGSPAVSLPQAELVCTEGSAFPQDALRFLLPGFCHLTAEDRPRDIFISEGAPALLCEYFLQQWEVLTSESTAPAPLTSTEMSLQTMCGVFLNLVVTAPDLVRHDKTFSSLMDVLLKSLPLLLPQKHHLVLAANIVTLGLMMARILVGSAVLQGTQPAKEFFGAAVRFLSQAHTAQADPSSDGLAVAVSPAYVRAWDDIRELWFLGMQALAGCIPLFPWLPHAALQAHWLQGLSRLLSCVTPASVDSELVTAFQAVLVELARASEQCRDVILSHHGMEWANLYGMAALEQCLAKQGGARSTLGGK, from the exons ATGGCCTCTGACTCCGGGGACAGGCACGCCATACTGAAGCGGTGCCTCGGTGTGCTCAGAGACGCGAGGAACGACAGCGAACAGTTCGCAGCGCTGCTCCTG GTGACCAAAGCAGTCAGAGCCGGAGAGGTGGATGCCAAGACCCGGCGCCAGATCTTCGACGCGATCGGATTCACATTCCCGACCCGCCTGCTGACCTCCCGGCAGCCCCCAGCTGGCTGCCCCCCGCACACCTTCCGTGCCCTCAGCCTCACCCTGCTGGCCTGTTTCTGCACCGACCCAGAGCTAGCTGGGCACTCCCAGATCCTGAATAAAATCCCGACCTTCAATGACATCCTGCTTTCCTCCTGTGATGCGGACAGCACATCCATGGTCGATGACGTGTACCAGTGCCTCAGCAGTGTCCTGGCCACGGCCAGGGGCCCCAAGGAGTTGGTAACCAAAGGGACAGTGtctgccctgtgccaggcctACCTTAATGGTGGCCATGGCTCTGACCGTGCCCTCACACtgcttgtggggctgttggccATAGCAGAGGCCAAGTGCTGGCAGAGGGATGCTCCACAGCTCTTGGCAGTGCTCAGCAAGCTCTCCAGTGATTTCCTCAAGGCTGAAGACATGACCAAATTTGAGCTGTGTGAGATTCTGCTTCACTTCATCCCCCTGTCACCTCCTCTCACAGAGAACTCGCAGGGCTCTGAGTGCCTCTTCAGACTTTACAAAGGGCTGGCTGATGTTTTAGGCAGCAAACTCAGCCAGTTGCAGCGGGACCCCGCTCTGAAGCTTGCAGCCAGCCTTGTGCAGGCCTGTGGGGCTGAGTGGATCCCAGCAGGGAGTGCTGGCAGCAAATTCTTGGCCCTACTAGTGAACTTGGCTTGTGTGGAGGTCCGCCTGACCCTGGAGGAGCCAGATCCCACGGAAgtggagggaaagaaagaagtggTGACAGCCTGCTATGCCCTTATGGAGATGGGGATCCAGGAATGCCTGAGGGAAGAGAACCCTCTGCTAGAAAATGTACAGAAAATGCAGCTCATGAGGATTATGGAGGAGGCCTTTGGAGCTGTAATATTCTACTTGAGACAG GTTAAACAGGAGGAGCTGCAAGATCCTTTCATCTTTGCTTCTGTTCGAGTCCTTGGAGCTTGGATGGCAGAAGAAACATCCTCCCTCAAGCAGGAAATCTGTGAGCTCTTGCCTTTCCTTGTTGATTATGCCAGGAAGCTTTTCAAGGAGGGTAGCCCAGCTGTGAGTcttccccaggcagagctggttTGCACTGagggctctgccttcccccaggATGCTCTGAG ATTTCTGCTACCTGGCTTTTGCCATTTGACAGCAGAGGACAGGCCCCGGGACATCTTTATCTCTGAAggggcaccagcactgctgtgtgaaTACTTcctgcagcagtgggaggtTCTGACCTCCGAGTCCACCGCTCCAGCACCCCTGACAAGCACTGAAATGAGTCTCCAGACCATGTGCGGGGTTTTCCTTAACCTGGTTGTGACTGCTCCGGACCTGGTCAG GCATGACAAAACCTTTTCCTCCTTGATGGATGTGTTGCTGAAGTCTCTTCCACTTCTGTTGCCCCAGAAACATCACCTGGTTCTGGCAGCAAACATTGTGACTCTGGGCCTGATGATGGCCAGGATCCTCGTGGGGTCAGCAG tCCTTCAGGGAACACAGCCTGCCAAGGAGTtttttggagctgctgttcGCTTCCTCTCCCAGGCCCACACAGCCCAGGCAGACCCCAGCAGCGATGGCCTGGCTGTGGCCGTGTCACCTGCCTATGTGAGAGCCTGGGATGACATCCGTGAGCTCTGGTTCCTGGGAATGCAGGCCTTGGCCGGCTGCATCCCGCTTTTCCCCTGGCTGCCGCACGCTGCTCTCCAGGCGCACTGGCTGCAAGGGCTCTCGCGGTTGCTGTCCTGCGTCACTCCAGCCTCTGTGGATTCTGAGCTCGTCACTGCTTTCCAGGCCGTGCTGGTGGAGCTGGCCAGAGCCAGCGAGCAGTGCAGGGATGTGATCCTGTCCCACCATGGCATGGAGTGGGCCAATCTGTATGGAATGGCAGCTCTGGAACAGTGTCTGGCCAAGCAGGGAGGAGCCAGAAGCACTCTAGGTGGGAAATGA